The sequence TTCCCCGAAGACGAATGAATAACTAGCGATCCAGATTTAAAAGCTGACATTGACATTTTAACAGCCACTGGATTGAATGCATGCTGAAATAATGAGTGGATCATATCTTGACGTCTTGGATgggcaatcatgtgccatgCAGGTTTTCATACCAACCAGCAGGTGATTTTATTGATCAGTTCCTCCTCtgtggttgaaggtgtgttattCAGTGAAATCACATGGTGTTCTGTAGACTTTGttggaatgaaaatgtgcaTACCCTTGGCCCTGCATGGCACATAATTCCCCATCTCTGGTCTAGTTCTACCAGCTGTGTGATGACATGTAGCCTAATTTGCATGTGAACAAGGAAATACTTaagcaaaaatccaccctaGGCCTAACAGCCACACTTAAAGAGAAAATAGCCTGAATTGGGGCTAGTTAATCATAAACATCCTGCTGGTTGTAATAAATAATCTATATAGAATACAATGTACCAGAgccagggaagaaaaaaaggcaattttGTCTTACTAACATTGAGCGACCACCACCTTTAATCATTACAAGCATGCCAATGATGAAcaagtgagtttgtgtgtgggcTTACCTTTACTTTGACTATATCTGAGGTGAAATGCAAACTTTGCCCATCAGAAGTTAATGATAAGAACTACTTTAACAATACTTTATCATATTAAATACATACACTCTGAAATCTGAAATGTGTCATTCCAGTGTAGCTGTGGCATTGCAGGTTACAAAAGGGAGAAACTGGTGTcaggaaaaaagaaatgcaagAAGAGCctagataaaaaacaaacaaaccaaaacacaacCAAAAACCAGAAAACAGGGAgcaaaagagaaataaaactgAAACCAAAGGTCATATTTGCATATTCCAAACGCTCCATGAcgtttctttttctctattttttcctttcaaaagCAGATCATTAGTTTGACCTATTCTGTTTAATTTAACAACTTAAGAGCACTAATTGTGtctcatgtgacactaaaatcAATGTTGCAACAACCACTTTCCAGACATcagacatctttttttttttttggcactatGATGTCATTCATATTCTTACTAGTTATTTCCTTTCAGGAAATGTCGTCTGTGTGTGGCACAAGCAACGGCTTCCAAGATGCAGGTCAAGAGTCTGCAGAGAAACAGGCAAGTGTAATGGGTCAAAAAAAGTGAGACATCCAAAGATGTCTCAGAGGGAAACTACAAAATATATAGGCTATCAATTAACTTTGACAGCAGTAATTATCTATGCATTGATTATATTATATGATAATTTGGTGTTTCCATTATATAGATGCAGAAGTAGTGCTGCAACACTACTATAAAGCTTTGGAATTTTGTAGTATCAGGCAGGAAtacatatattttcttttttttttgtaaacaagGAGTAATAGCCTAACTAATGGTtatatttctgagacacaatgaattttttgttattttgttatttatattgATTATTGTTTGGTTAGAGTGGTAACATTGTCCTATGATTAGTGGGTTAACAATTCTGGGTCAAGTGGTGGTGAGCCCCCAGATCAAATTTCACTCACTGCCAGCACGTGACCAAGGGCAATCCTGGTAGTAATAGTGCTGGTTACGGTAGCAGTGATGACACTTGAGTTCAACTGCTACcttcctcctgctccagctgctgGAATGCATTAGTCACAGGTAAAGCCACATAAAATCGTGTGGGAAATCGTGAGAACTACGGACCGGTCgcctttcatttgtttgtttgttcgttcaTCCATGTGCTgctgatatctcagacaccactaattggattttgattaaacttgggGATGGTGCGTCTCTCCACCACTTTCCCTGTGGCATTTTTGAAATTGCACTGATTGTCTCAAGGCGGGGCGCTACATTTAGTGGTTACAACAAGGTGATTTATATTTGTTACTGACTGGCAGTGAGTGGGGCTGCAGCATTTTTGGGAGATGACATGGTTAGTGTTGCCTAGTTCAACATTGATTTGGAGTTCTCATGGACTGttagtgttttggtttttgagaCATTGTGAAATGTGTTATTATATGAATCTCCCAATTTTCCAGAGTTGCATATTTGTACTTTTGAATATTTGTGTGGcctattatatatttttatatataaaaggcagagacgcttccacaaaattcaatgttgCGGGTCTGCAATGTCTTATTCAGCTGACAACACTGTAGTATCCTCCTGGGAATTAATAAAGTGTCTAAGagtttatctgtttgtttgcaATATTAGAGAATGTCGATGGGTCtaaaaatgtagtaaaattTCTTATGCAAGAGTTAGGAAACAGTTGGAAATGTACATGTGATTTTTCAGAGTAAAGGTTTTCAGGCCTCATTGACTTCCACTTGAATTGCTGACAAGTTCTGCCTCAACAACCAAACTTGTTGAGGGAAGTGcttttaaaatggactgaaagGTCTCCCAGTGCATGATAAATTACATAGGCTtcttaaaaaaatctgtctctTTAAGTTGCTAATACCACGTCTTTATTCTCAAcagttgttgtttgtgtgattgtTGCAGGACAAGGAGCATCCTCGCGTGCTCATCCCGGAGTTATGCCGACTCTTCTACCAGCTGGGATGGGTGACGGGGACAGGCGGTGGGATCAGTCTGAGACGAGGGTTTGTATGCAGATTTATTTTCTattaaagtttttttgtttgtttttttcccaatcTCCACCCAGATTACTTAAGTTTCTTCCATTGCTTCACCATACATTTTGATTTCACATTGACTTAACTAATAGCTCCCAGTGGCTTGTCAAAATCTGTTTGTTGAATACTGCTGTGGAgatttttttcacaaaaataaTCTCTATGCCCCAAAATTCTCAAAATATGCAATGAGGTTGATGTGAGGTCAGTTTTAACATCGCTGTCTTGGTAATGTGTGCAAATCGAGGCTGACATTTTGCCATGATGATTTACAATGCATATACAAACTGATGACTTTTGAAGGCTTTTTAGATACAACTTTGGACTGTATTGTTTTGCATGGGAGCTACAAAGTAAGCACCACCCATTACTATATCACAATGAGAAATGAACTGGTTGAAATCGGGAACAGCAGCCATTTATGTAGGCTAACAGAGGAACCTGATGAGATTAGGAAATAGCTATGAAATTGGGAATCCTCCTTGAGATGAAACCCAATAGAGAAATTCAGCTGGAGTTGGATTTTCCTGACTTCAGCTTCATTTATGCTGCTATTTCATTCAGATAGACAGAAACATTCTGCATCTCAAAAGTGCCAAAATCATTTAAAGGAGAATTTCTTTGAACTACATTGTTAAATGATTTGGCATCATACCTTGGCATTCTCAAGGAAATCAAGTCATTGGAAAAGAGTATTGATCTCCACTGCAGTGCTTTACACCTCATTTAAAATGGTTACAGACTAAGCCTTTCTCAAACCGCTATATCAGTTCTTAATTTAGAGTTAATTACTACTTCCAATTTATTTCCTCTCCTGAAACATCCACCTTGGGTGTATTTTTGTTGGCAGTGCGGGTATTCATGTAGCGCTCAAAACTAACAAGAGCTAATATAACTGGAATATACAAGAGAGGCTTAGTTTGGGCCATTTTTAATGTGGCCATTTAAATGTATATTCAGACATCTGTCATCTCAGTTTTGAGTTTGGAAGCACTTGTTTTCACTGTTGCATTGGCCTTTCTGAAAATGAGTTGGAGTCTGGAGTGGCCTTGCCAAGCCTTGCACTGGAGATCAATACTCCTTTAGAGACAAAAGGTATGATGCCAGATAACAGAAGAGTAAAATGGCATTATACTCTAAGGTCAATGGCAAAATGTTAAGGCTCTTGACTTTCAGACAAAAAAGTGCTGAACTTTGAGGGGATCAAGTGAAGTTGGCTGTTTTACACTGCAAATCTATTGATTTTTACATTACTGATCTCAGGGTTTTTTATAAAAAGTTGGCTGGCCAAGGCCCTAGGATGTAAAACTATCCTCCAATGACCAAACAGTGGGTTAGGGAAATATGTTGTGCTGACACCGTCCTGGGGGTTTCATATGGTCGATTTTAGCACcggctaaaaaaaaatacaaaatctaggggaaacactgtcacagaagtacaaaaaaaaaaatacttttaataACTGCCTTTGGGATTGGGTTCTTTATGGATGGTTGAAAAGGCTTTCGTGAGCATTTCTTTTAACAGTTTGTCTTAGTCATGGAGTTTGAGCTTGGCAAACACCATAACATTTTCTTTGaagcaaagaagaaaaagctgacAGGAGTCCAGTTTTGTGCCGGCTTTGGAAGGCCATGATGCTCCATCATTTCATAATAAACTGTCTCCTGTGAGAATGACACTGGCATCCCTATTTCAATTGTCCTCATCCCTCTCAATGATATTAATATACTCGTGTTGTTCCTTTTATAACCTATAGAGACCAGATCTACATTGCACCATCAGGGGTCCAGAAAGAGAGAATACAGGTGAGCAGGTTGAGCATTTTACCTGTCCACAGTATGCAACTTTGTTCTACTCATCAGAGATAATGATTCAAAGTTTTGATGAAGTGGGAttctgatgatgaagatgagcaTGTTAGGTTTTTGGACATAAGAAGCTGTGTGCTTTAGCTCATGCCTTATTCCTGTTTCTGTCACTCAGCCAGaagacatgtttgtgtgtgacgtGGAGGAGAGGGACATCAACTGTCCGCCTGCCTGGAAGAAGTTGAAGAAGAGCCAGTGTACCCCGCTTTTTATGAACGCCTATACTATGAGAGGTGAGACTCTCTTATACACTCACCACCACTCTCTGTGAATTAGTGATGAAATCGATCAAGAAGGGAATGCCACTGAATTTTTGTCTTGAATAGTTGGATAAAAAAAGCGGCAACGCAAACTATTGTACAAACACCCAAAAAGTTGCTACAGCGAAACAAAACTGACGTGATTGCGGGCTATGGCCGAGAAACTGTCTTTTCTggcttttaaatgaaaactATTTCCTTGATTAATCACTCGTATGGACAGTTACTTCCTAATAGTTGGATCActacaataacaatacaataatCTGAATTTATCAATCTACCcaggcagaaaaaaacaaactagaaGCGCTATTTCTGGAGGCTTGTGTGAAAATCCTGTTTCAAACTCAGAGCCAATCAGTGCTACCTTTGGCTCAGCAAGGTCTCATTATCCATTATTTCTCCAGACCTTTGTCGTTTCACCACAGCTACACAAGATTACCCACCCCATAATGCACTGCTGCGCAGAGAATTAATTGGATGACATAGAAAAGATGACTGTGGGTTTTCACTAGTATTTCTCATGCAAATTCTGAATGGAAATGTCAAATTTTGATGAAAGTTCCTAAGTTTCGTAAAAAAGTTTTATGTTCACTTCATGTGGAATGGTTTTTTGTCCTAAGAAATTATGTGACAAATAGTGAtagaaacacatttgtcaaattaataatggactctttcctttttccttgtTGATACATTTTGTGTAGCTGTTTTTATCAGATAGAAACACTGTTTGTAACAATACCCAGAATGGTTTTGTGTGGACAAGGGTACTCTGGTCATTTTGAAGTTAAGACAAGCGTATCTTCAGTCTACAAAATCAAGGTCTTCCATTCAGTGTCCTTGGGGAAGCTCTGgtttgtgaaaatgtattgctTTTGGATAATATTAGATAATATCAGTTCAAAATCTAGAATAGAACGCAAGTTAATGAGTCGTATGTTACAGTTGTCTAATgaggggcgctataattaaaggtcaaaattttaaagTCATATGTGACATCAGACACCACTTGTGCAATTTTGATtcaacttggagggatgatgcttTTTGGCACTGTGATCTGGtgtttaaatgaaaatgattgGCCCGATGGAgacgctataattaaaggtcaaaatttaaaactttgaaaggccataactgctccACCAACGATCCGGCCTGGTTTTGATGAAGGCTGGAGGCATGATGCATCttgttcctgattggcccaagggctgcctgcatcattcgtaggggacaacatgtttactgttgccttgtcgCAATTAACAACTGACGAAGAGAAGACAAACAGTAGACAGAACACAAAAATCTAAATCTGCATTTCCCATGCTAAAATGCAGGGGCACAAGCAGTTATCCACACCCACTCCAAGGCtgctgtcatggcaacgctgctgtatcCCGGCAAAGAGTTCAGGATAACGCACCAGGAGATGATCAAGGGGATTCGTAAGGGCACCTCAGGCACCAACCATCGGTATGTAATGTAGTCTGGAGCATCAAGAATTAGCAGACTCCAAAGAGTTTCCAAGTATTTTCATCTCTGAATaaagtctgtgtttttgtcagtgtCTTGGAACTTGTGAGCACGATCTCTGTTCTCCATTATTTTCACGATTCCATTTTTCTTGCATGCATTTTTGATTTTCTCTTCACTGTAGCctagtttcttgtttttttgtgattcaTTAGTTGCTAGTTATAGTTTAAGATTTGGTATTTcaagtttacagagaatgtgttgGTAGTGTTGTGTATACAAATTAAAATAGGAAAAATGGCATTGAAAATTGGCCTCATATTGGCATTTATCAGTGTACTCCAATTCATTACTAGAGAATGCTCTATCCACTGCACCGTCCTTGACCAATGAGCTAAACTTAAAGTGATTAAAAACTGAGGAAAATGTTAAGTAAGATTTCAAACcctatttcttttctttcccatACTCCAAACTTGTTTGCTCAATTCCCTATGAGATGGGACATGTTACCTAGTATTAGTCAACTCATTTGGTTATGATTGGTGAAAATTGACACAGCCTATAAATCTTGTTTGATGACTCATGTTAGAGGCATGCAGTTTAGCACAATGGTACAGGATGACACCTCCTACTTTCTCGATCACATAATCCTAACACAGGTTGgttgcgcacaaacacacaataacaatGTTGGTTTTATGTTTGCCTTTATGTTTGGTTtgttccttgtgtttttacactcCAGCAACCAAattgtacctttttttttaccatccaAAATAATTAGTATATGTTAGGAATATGTTGCCCCACCCTTTTGCAGTGTTACTTTGTGtaatcaggtactgtgtgaaACAATCAGTAAAGAGACAAGAGATTCACAGTTTTAATTTAACACTTGCTCACTGACAGAGAGAATGTACGGTGGTTGGCAGGGACAAATTTGGAGAACAGGCAAacatcagagacagagacagcattAAAATGTTATTGCCTCAGAAATTTACCAGCCAGTGTGGTGGGCGACCCTTAACTGATTTATTCACCAAAGATAAATTTTACTGCCGTTCGGCGCTTGAAGGATGGTAATGTCAGACCCTGCACCCACAGGTACGATGACACCCTGGTAGTGCCCATCATCGAGAACACCCCAGAGGAGCGGGACTTGAAAGAGCGGATGGCTCGGGCCATGGAGGAGTACCCAGAATCCTGTGCGGTCCTCGTCCGCCGACACGGAGTCTACGTGTGGGGCGAGTCGTGGGAAAAAGCCAAGACCATGTGAGCGTTTGCCTCCCAGCACTAATACACTTCTTTGATCTTGTTTTATGACTGaaaatattcatagtattcccaccAGTGTGGTGTTTTAGTTTACACATTACAATATTATTGggtgtggctgtcatttgattacaatcacctgtttaTTTACTACAACCAGCTGTTGTTTTcataccaagatggccgtggtgatgtaacagaatactatgaatagtttgtgtgtgtgtgtgtgtgtgtgtgtgtttgtttatgtaacaAAGAAGATGTGGTGGAAAGTATAAGACATAAGATTTTTGTATTACACTCATCCAACTCACAAAACTGCTGTATTTTCTAGGTGCGAATGCTACGACTACCTGTTCGACATCGCCGTCCAGATGAAGCAGTGTGGACTGAATCCTTCGGCCCTCCCAATGGAAGAGAAGGGAATCGTTTGACGTCCGCTGCCGCTTTTTTGAGAGACATTTGCCGCCGAAAGGTCACTGGAGTTCAGTCAGGAGAACACATTGTAATCATTTGCCTTTCAGACTGGTCTGGTTCAAATTTGATGGAATTTGATGGTAAGAGCAGATTGAGACTTGAATGAGATTGAATGGCTGTGATCCGAAGGCAACTTGAGGTATACTGCTTAGCACTGTGGGGTAACTCCTGAGCGAGCGGCTGTCAAATCAACGTCCTCGGGTTCAGACGCTTTCCTATTCAACTGTGATTGCACTGAGTCACGGTCTCAGTATGTCATGCATGAACATACTGCACATCTCAGTTGGTCTGTAATGCATTTTAGTCGCCTTTGCTTTgatcaataaaaatgtatgcaatgtAAATACAGTCAATCGTAGGAGTAttgattattcttttttgtattttcttttaggTTTTCCCCCGCCTTAAAGTCCCCAATCCCTAATCCAAAATTGTAAATGTTAGGTTTTTATAGGTGGAAATACAGtctttgtttaaaaaaacaaacaaagaaacacctGCCTTGATGTTTTGCTCATTTTGTTAAAAGAAACGACTTCAAAAAGCTTTTTGAAAGGACAGcaacaaacagacaaattcCTCTATTCTATTTGACAAAGAAAAAGTCTTCATGAGATGCATTCTGAAATATTTATAacacaacaaaagaaacaaaatgtgtgAGGGTTTAGGTTTTTATTTGATAGCCAGCTTAAAACTCTAATCACAGCAATATTAACAGAAGagttgctgtaaatatgacATCAGCCATAATTGTTTTAAAAGCCCAGCTCTGAAttcaaatggggaaaaaaaaaaaaaaaaaaagctccacCACTGAAAGTCAAAATGTGGGATTCAAAACAATAATTTTTTATCCTTAACTGACGTTTTGATGCGAGGGAGACAGAATGATGGATAATTGTTTGTGGAAGCTACAAAACTTTATGGATTATTAAAATTGCAAAGGATCTTACTTGAGTTTAGTTTATGAGcaaatttataaaaaaatacacatatactgCTATGTTTGTAAATATTGTCTAGGATAACACATTAAAACTTCAAACTTAATTTCCAAAGATTACGCATAGTTTATTTTTGACTGTGTTTCATACACATTGCATCCACACAAATACCCAATAAGAGTATGTTGTCAGTCAAACTGCCAGGACATCTTCCCATGAAAATACTGTGCAGTGTAAATGGCCTCCTGCTGTTTCCACGGACATTGTTCTCCTTTCATTCCAGCAGTCGGCTAGTGATTTAGTTGCTGGCAATCACAGACAGAGCCTGTAGACCACTCCGCAGCATGCCTCCGGTCTCCTGCGTACTCATCTCTCATGAAAGCTGGAGTTATTCTTCTTTTAACAAGCTCCCTCTGCTGCCACCATCCCATTGCCTCCTCCACTGTGTTCACTCAAAACAGATAGAGCGCAGTCAAATACACCGCAGGctctttaaaaacagaaacaaagaaaacctGCCTTCTTGCTGGGCTAACGCTGCCAAGATTCCTCATCGTCTGATTTCTAAGGGATTCTCTCCTGGTAAATTCACTTGCAAAGGAAACGTGAGGCGTCAACATAGGCCCTTCACATGAAACTAACATTGTAAAGCTCACACGACATGTTCGGCTCAGACGGGTTCAGTGTTCTTCACAATGAGTGATAATGTGTTGGGATCTGAGCTCTTCCAAGAGTAATCAAATTCAAGACATGCACATAACACAATGTGATCCTTGGGAATTGTAATTAGATTCCCATAAACTAGCAACtgagataaaaataataataataataatgataataatgaaagCAATGGAGTGTAGCGGGAACAAGTTAATTTAAGACTAATTTTGTGaatgctgtgtttttttcaaaggacTGTATGATGATAAGCCAGGTGACAAACATGTTTTAATCATATCATTTAGTGCTTCAATATCTAGTTGAAATTGGATGAGCAAATTCTTCATTTTGTTTGCCCTATGCAAGTAATGGACAGAATATATTTTGCTGTTTATTCAGCTATACATACAACGCCCAGGGATGTACTGCACCCACATCTTTGAGAGGGCACAGATTCACATAAACATGTCTACaatacaaatcaataaaaaacaaaagaacaatgATAGCACAGTTTAGTAGTAGTTGCATTTAGAACTACAGTATCTCTGGTGGTGCCAACTGATTTTTGGAAGGAAtactaagaagaagacactAAGAAGGGGGAGGGTGAATTACTGAGGTATGATCTATTACACAAACCAAATGTCTATTTTATAATCAGAGACATTACATATCAAATATCTGAGTCGACATGTTAATGAATAATCCATATAATGCATCCTAAAATCTTCAGGGAAGAGACAAAGTCAGACTATCATGGCACTAACATTTCCAGAGTTACAGGTTTGATCACAACTGGGACTGCTTATGCCAAAACAGTAAGCCCTCCACATCACTTATTTATGTCTATAttcattaatatttattttaatagcCTACCCTTTTCCTAAAATCCTCCCCAGGTGAACTCAGCTTGTTTTAACaatacaaatgcaaacaaacctTTAAGCTCATGTTTCAGTGTCCCATTCTAAAGCTTGTCAACTCCAAAAATGTCTGTCAACCGAAACAAAGAAACCAGTGTTGAACCACTCAGCAGCCTCAACGATTTTCCATGTGCAGCACAATTATGAACATTATACATACTGTAGCCCTTACGTGTAGAATAttaacctcaatatatcattctcaaattaatttggacagcatagta is a genomic window of Centroberyx gerrardi isolate f3 chromosome 1, fCenGer3.hap1.cur.20231027, whole genome shotgun sequence containing:
- the apip gene encoding methylthioribulose-1-phosphate dehydratase, which gives rise to MSSVCGTSNGFQDAGQESAEKQDKEHPRVLIPELCRLFYQLGWVTGTGGGISLRRGDQIYIAPSGVQKERIQPEDMFVCDVEERDINCPPAWKKLKKSQCTPLFMNAYTMRGAQAVIHTHSKAAVMATLLYPGKEFRITHQEMIKGIRKGTSGTNHRYDDTLVVPIIENTPEERDLKERMARAMEEYPESCAVLVRRHGVYVWGESWEKAKTMCECYDYLFDIAVQMKQCGLNPSALPMEEKGIV